The Anaerosoma tenue genome has a window encoding:
- a CDS encoding heme exporter protein CcmB, which yields MAGLSGRQLRAMLRKDIVMELRTKEMIMSMGLYALLTMVVYFVALSQAGSSFDPRDIAAGLLWLAFIFTSMLGLNRSLVHEKDQGCLEALLLSPVDRPVIFFAKAGGNLIFLLAVELLTLPVFGFLFLQGEQMDASSLALLPLILLAGSVGISGVGTLLATMSVNTSGKDFVLAMLFIPLMYPLLLGAVIATGGAIVGGAEGVGVFWTGMGWVVGYDVIMLLASYGLYEFIVGA from the coding sequence ATGGCCGGACTCTCCGGACGGCAGTTGCGGGCGATGCTCCGGAAGGACATCGTCATGGAGCTCCGCACCAAGGAGATGATCATGTCGATGGGCCTCTACGCCCTGCTCACGATGGTCGTCTACTTCGTGGCGCTGTCGCAGGCGGGCTCGAGCTTCGATCCGCGTGACATCGCCGCCGGACTGCTCTGGCTCGCCTTCATCTTCACATCGATGCTCGGACTCAACCGCTCACTGGTCCACGAGAAGGATCAGGGGTGCCTCGAGGCGCTCCTGCTCTCGCCCGTGGACCGCCCGGTGATCTTCTTCGCCAAGGCAGGCGGCAACCTCATCTTCCTGCTGGCGGTCGAACTGCTGACGCTGCCGGTGTTCGGCTTCCTGTTCCTGCAGGGTGAGCAGATGGATGCGTCCTCGCTCGCCTTGCTGCCACTGATCCTGCTGGCGGGTTCGGTGGGCATCTCCGGCGTGGGTACGCTCCTGGCCACGATGTCGGTCAACACATCGGGCAAGGACTTCGTTCTCGCGATGCTGTTCATCCCGTTGATGTATCCGCTGCTGCTCGGGGCGGTCATCGCCACCGGAGGCGCGATCGTGGGCGGGGCCGAGGGTGTGGGGGTGTTCTGGACCGGCATGGGGTGGGTCGTAGGATACGACGTGATCATGCTCCTCGCATCGTACGGTCTGTATGAGTTCATCGTCGGCGCATGA
- a CDS encoding ABC transporter ATP-binding protein, translating to MSEVHDQKNALEVRGLTRAFGVRKALDGVDLDLPERAFLSVFGPNGAGKTTLIKVLTTLLNPTNGTAQVLGMDVVSDAVELRTHIGLISHNPLLYPDLTAEENLLFFADMYGVEQPEARVAELLEAVELDHRKLDLTRTFSRGMLQRLSIARALLHRPEVLFLDEPYSGLDPHAMDILDGLIAQIRGNHTFVMISHDLDKGLELCSHALILAKGRVVMFERREDIDDAAFRQTYRSTVGMGVS from the coding sequence GTGAGCGAGGTTCATGACCAGAAGAACGCGCTGGAGGTCCGGGGACTCACCCGGGCTTTTGGCGTGCGCAAGGCGCTTGACGGGGTCGACCTCGACCTCCCGGAGCGCGCCTTCCTCTCGGTCTTCGGCCCCAACGGCGCCGGCAAGACCACGCTCATCAAGGTGCTCACCACGCTGCTCAATCCGACGAACGGCACGGCGCAGGTCCTAGGGATGGACGTCGTCAGCGATGCCGTCGAACTGCGCACGCACATCGGGCTGATCAGCCATAACCCGTTGCTGTATCCGGACCTTACCGCCGAGGAGAACCTGCTGTTCTTCGCCGACATGTACGGCGTGGAACAGCCGGAGGCGCGCGTTGCCGAGCTCCTGGAGGCCGTGGAGCTGGACCACCGCAAGCTCGACCTCACGCGGACGTTCTCGCGCGGCATGCTGCAGCGTCTCTCGATCGCGCGCGCGTTGCTCCACCGGCCTGAGGTGCTCTTCCTGGACGAGCCGTACTCGGGCCTCGACCCGCACGCCATGGACATCCTCGACGGTCTCATCGCGCAGATCCGCGGCAACCACACGTTCGTCATGATCAGTCACGACCTCGACAAGGGCCTGGAGCTCTGCAGCCACGCGCTGATCCTGGCGAAGGGTCGTGTCGTGATGTTCGAACGGCGCGAGGACATCGATGACGCCGCGTTCCGGCAGACCTACCGTTCCACCGTTGGAATGGGGGTCTCGTAG